The proteins below come from a single Biomphalaria glabrata chromosome 10, xgBioGlab47.1, whole genome shotgun sequence genomic window:
- the LOC106074678 gene encoding dihydropyrimidinase-like isoform X2, giving the protein MAEPVQETIYPHDVAIVSAEPWVAGDRSAQSRIFIKNGTIVNDDQSFHADIYIEDGIIKQVGTNLVIPGGARTIDARGKFVMPGGIDTHTHFQMPFMGTVSADDFYSGTKAALAGGTTMIIDFVIPQKGESLLDAYEKWRGWADAKVCCDYGLHVAVTWWNDQVSKEMDVLCSEKGVNSYKVFMAYKDVFMLDDDEIYHCFKRCKELKALPMVHAENGHLIAIKSRELLQQGVSGPEGHLQSRPEEVEEEATTRAITIADQAGAPLYVVHVMSKSSANVISKARREGKIVFGEPIAAGLGTDGTHHYNKCWRHAAGHVMGPPLRADPTTPGYLMDLLANNDLQLTGTDNCTFNADQKAIGKDNFTRIPNGVNGVEDRMSIIWEKGVYSGKMDPCRFVAVTSATAAKVFNIYPKKGRIAVGSDADIVIWNGEATRTISAKTHHQAVDFNIFEGMTVHGVPEYVITGGSIVMDEGQLKVTQGLGRFVPTPVNSQTVFGRVGNREKSRQPQIVEREPYTGPVVEIKEEDALVYNKRSDNPILPESANEFHSRPPTRGGARNMQDSSFSLSGHQYDENQPKRPGTKVSNPPGGKSTGFW; this is encoded by the exons AGTGCCCAGTCCAGGATCTTCATCAAAAATGGAACCATTGTGAATGATGACCAGTCTTTCCATGCAGATATCTACATTGAAGATGGGATTATTAA GCAAGTCGGCACTAACCTGGTCATTCCTGGAGGAGCTAGAACTATTGATGCTCGAGGAAAATTTGTCATGCcag GTGGCattgacacacacactcacttcCAGATGCCCTTCATGGGCACAGTGTCAGCAGATGACTTCTACAGTGGGACAAAGGCAGCACTTGCTGGTGGCACTACAATGATCA TTGACTTTGTGATACCCCAGAAGGGAGAGTCTTTACTTGACGCCTACGAGAAATGGCGAGGCTGGGCTGATGCCAAGGTCTGCTGCGACTATGGGTTGCATGTGGCTGTCACATGGTGGAATGATCAGGTCTCCAAGGAAATGGACGTACTTTGCAGTGAGAAGG GAGTCAACTCTTACAAAGTCTTCATGGCCTACAAAGATGTCTTCATGTTGGATGATGATGAGATTTACCACTGCTTCAAGCGCTGTAAGGAACTGAAAGCCCTGCCCATGGTGCATGCAGAGAATGGACATCTCATTGCTATT AAATCTAGAGAATTATTGCAACAGGGTGTGTCTGGCCCAGAAGGACATTTACAATCCAGGCCAGAGGAG GTTGAAGAAGAAGCCACCACTAGAGCTATCACCATCGCTGATCAGGCTGGAGCTCCGTTGTATGTAGTCCATGTCATGAGTAAATCCTCTGCTAATGTTATCTCTAAGGCCAGAAGAGAAg GTAAAATAGTATTTGGAGAACCGATCGCTGCTGGTTTAGGAACTGATGGAACCCATCACTATAACAAATGTTGGCGCCATGCTGCCGGGCATGTGATGGGCCCACCTCTCAGGGCTGACCCCACTACACCAGGCTACCTCATGGACCTGCTGGCTAA CAATGATCTCCAGCTAACAGGGACAGACAACTGTACATTCAATGCTGACCAGAAAGCGATCGGCAAGGACAACTTCACTAGGATTCCCAATGGTGTAAATGGTGTTGAGGACAGGATGTCTATTATTTGGGAGAAAGGAGTG TACTCAGGAAAAATGGATCCTTGTAGATTTGTTGCTGTCACCAGTGCTACAGCAGCAAAAGTTTTCAACATTTACCCCAAGAAA GGTAGAATCGCTGTTGGCTCTGATGCTGATATTGTCATTTGGAACGGTGAGGCCACCAGAACCATCAGTGCCAAAACACACCACCAGGCAGTAGACTTTAACATTTTCGAAGGCATGACAGTACATGGTGTACCAGAATATGTCATCACTGGAGGGAGCATTGTTATGGATGAAGGCCAG CTAAAGGTGACCCAAGGTCTGGGAAGATTTGTACCAACGCCTGTCAACTCTCAAACTGTCTTTGGTCGTGTTGGAAACCGAGAAAAG TCCCGACAACCTCAAATAGTTGAGAGAGAGCCCTACACTGGACCAGTGGTAGAAATCAAGGAAGAAGATGCACTAGTATATAATAAGCGGTCAGACAATCCAATCTTACCTGAGAGTGCTAATGAATTCCACAGCCGGCCTCCAACAAGAGGAGGGGCCCGTAACATGCAAGATTCATCATTTTCCCTTAGTG GTCATCAATACGATGAGAATCAACCCAAACGACCTGGAACAAAGGTGTCCAACCCACCAGGAGGAAAATCTACAGGCTTTTGGTGA
- the LOC106074678 gene encoding dihydropyrimidinase-like isoform X3, with translation MSRTPVKKVPIHLQSAQSRIFIKNGTIVNDDQSFHADIYIEDGIIKQVGTNLVIPGGARTIDARGKFVMPGGIDTHTHFQMPFMGTVSADDFYSGTKAALAGGTTMIIDFVIPQKGESLLDAYEKWRGWADAKVCCDYGLHVAVTWWNDQVSKEMDVLCSEKGVNSYKVFMAYKDVFMLDDDEIYHCFKRCKELKALPMVHAENGHLIAIKSRELLQQGVSGPEGHLQSRPEEVEEEATTRAITIADQAGAPLYVVHVMSKSSANVISKARREGKIVFGEPIAAGLGTDGTHHYNKCWRHAAGHVMGPPLRADPTTPGYLMDLLANNDLQLTGTDNCTFNADQKAIGKDNFTRIPNGVNGVEDRMSIIWEKGVYSGKMDPCRFVAVTSATAAKVFNIYPKKGRIAVGSDADIVIWNGEATRTISAKTHHQAVDFNIFEGMTVHGVPEYVITGGSIVMDEGQLKVTQGLGRFVPTPVNSQTVFGRVGNREKSRQPQIVEREPYTGPVVEIKEEDALVYNKRSDNPILPESANEFHSRPPTRGGARNMQDSSFSLSGHQYDENQPKRPGTKVSNPPGGKSTGFW, from the exons AGTGCCCAGTCCAGGATCTTCATCAAAAATGGAACCATTGTGAATGATGACCAGTCTTTCCATGCAGATATCTACATTGAAGATGGGATTATTAA GCAAGTCGGCACTAACCTGGTCATTCCTGGAGGAGCTAGAACTATTGATGCTCGAGGAAAATTTGTCATGCcag GTGGCattgacacacacactcacttcCAGATGCCCTTCATGGGCACAGTGTCAGCAGATGACTTCTACAGTGGGACAAAGGCAGCACTTGCTGGTGGCACTACAATGATCA TTGACTTTGTGATACCCCAGAAGGGAGAGTCTTTACTTGACGCCTACGAGAAATGGCGAGGCTGGGCTGATGCCAAGGTCTGCTGCGACTATGGGTTGCATGTGGCTGTCACATGGTGGAATGATCAGGTCTCCAAGGAAATGGACGTACTTTGCAGTGAGAAGG GAGTCAACTCTTACAAAGTCTTCATGGCCTACAAAGATGTCTTCATGTTGGATGATGATGAGATTTACCACTGCTTCAAGCGCTGTAAGGAACTGAAAGCCCTGCCCATGGTGCATGCAGAGAATGGACATCTCATTGCTATT AAATCTAGAGAATTATTGCAACAGGGTGTGTCTGGCCCAGAAGGACATTTACAATCCAGGCCAGAGGAG GTTGAAGAAGAAGCCACCACTAGAGCTATCACCATCGCTGATCAGGCTGGAGCTCCGTTGTATGTAGTCCATGTCATGAGTAAATCCTCTGCTAATGTTATCTCTAAGGCCAGAAGAGAAg GTAAAATAGTATTTGGAGAACCGATCGCTGCTGGTTTAGGAACTGATGGAACCCATCACTATAACAAATGTTGGCGCCATGCTGCCGGGCATGTGATGGGCCCACCTCTCAGGGCTGACCCCACTACACCAGGCTACCTCATGGACCTGCTGGCTAA CAATGATCTCCAGCTAACAGGGACAGACAACTGTACATTCAATGCTGACCAGAAAGCGATCGGCAAGGACAACTTCACTAGGATTCCCAATGGTGTAAATGGTGTTGAGGACAGGATGTCTATTATTTGGGAGAAAGGAGTG TACTCAGGAAAAATGGATCCTTGTAGATTTGTTGCTGTCACCAGTGCTACAGCAGCAAAAGTTTTCAACATTTACCCCAAGAAA GGTAGAATCGCTGTTGGCTCTGATGCTGATATTGTCATTTGGAACGGTGAGGCCACCAGAACCATCAGTGCCAAAACACACCACCAGGCAGTAGACTTTAACATTTTCGAAGGCATGACAGTACATGGTGTACCAGAATATGTCATCACTGGAGGGAGCATTGTTATGGATGAAGGCCAG CTAAAGGTGACCCAAGGTCTGGGAAGATTTGTACCAACGCCTGTCAACTCTCAAACTGTCTTTGGTCGTGTTGGAAACCGAGAAAAG TCCCGACAACCTCAAATAGTTGAGAGAGAGCCCTACACTGGACCAGTGGTAGAAATCAAGGAAGAAGATGCACTAGTATATAATAAGCGGTCAGACAATCCAATCTTACCTGAGAGTGCTAATGAATTCCACAGCCGGCCTCCAACAAGAGGAGGGGCCCGTAACATGCAAGATTCATCATTTTCCCTTAGTG GTCATCAATACGATGAGAATCAACCCAAACGACCTGGAACAAAGGTGTCCAACCCACCAGGAGGAAAATCTACAGGCTTTTGGTGA
- the LOC106074678 gene encoding dihydropyrimidinase-like isoform X4: protein MTDHIQSAQSRIFIKNGTIVNDDQSFHADIYIEDGIIKQVGTNLVIPGGARTIDARGKFVMPGGIDTHTHFQMPFMGTVSADDFYSGTKAALAGGTTMIIDFVIPQKGESLLDAYEKWRGWADAKVCCDYGLHVAVTWWNDQVSKEMDVLCSEKGVNSYKVFMAYKDVFMLDDDEIYHCFKRCKELKALPMVHAENGHLIAIKSRELLQQGVSGPEGHLQSRPEEVEEEATTRAITIADQAGAPLYVVHVMSKSSANVISKARREGKIVFGEPIAAGLGTDGTHHYNKCWRHAAGHVMGPPLRADPTTPGYLMDLLANNDLQLTGTDNCTFNADQKAIGKDNFTRIPNGVNGVEDRMSIIWEKGVYSGKMDPCRFVAVTSATAAKVFNIYPKKGRIAVGSDADIVIWNGEATRTISAKTHHQAVDFNIFEGMTVHGVPEYVITGGSIVMDEGQLKVTQGLGRFVPTPVNSQTVFGRVGNREKSRQPQIVEREPYTGPVVEIKEEDALVYNKRSDNPILPESANEFHSRPPTRGGARNMQDSSFSLSGHQYDENQPKRPGTKVSNPPGGKSTGFW from the exons ATGACAGATCACATTCAG AGTGCCCAGTCCAGGATCTTCATCAAAAATGGAACCATTGTGAATGATGACCAGTCTTTCCATGCAGATATCTACATTGAAGATGGGATTATTAA GCAAGTCGGCACTAACCTGGTCATTCCTGGAGGAGCTAGAACTATTGATGCTCGAGGAAAATTTGTCATGCcag GTGGCattgacacacacactcacttcCAGATGCCCTTCATGGGCACAGTGTCAGCAGATGACTTCTACAGTGGGACAAAGGCAGCACTTGCTGGTGGCACTACAATGATCA TTGACTTTGTGATACCCCAGAAGGGAGAGTCTTTACTTGACGCCTACGAGAAATGGCGAGGCTGGGCTGATGCCAAGGTCTGCTGCGACTATGGGTTGCATGTGGCTGTCACATGGTGGAATGATCAGGTCTCCAAGGAAATGGACGTACTTTGCAGTGAGAAGG GAGTCAACTCTTACAAAGTCTTCATGGCCTACAAAGATGTCTTCATGTTGGATGATGATGAGATTTACCACTGCTTCAAGCGCTGTAAGGAACTGAAAGCCCTGCCCATGGTGCATGCAGAGAATGGACATCTCATTGCTATT AAATCTAGAGAATTATTGCAACAGGGTGTGTCTGGCCCAGAAGGACATTTACAATCCAGGCCAGAGGAG GTTGAAGAAGAAGCCACCACTAGAGCTATCACCATCGCTGATCAGGCTGGAGCTCCGTTGTATGTAGTCCATGTCATGAGTAAATCCTCTGCTAATGTTATCTCTAAGGCCAGAAGAGAAg GTAAAATAGTATTTGGAGAACCGATCGCTGCTGGTTTAGGAACTGATGGAACCCATCACTATAACAAATGTTGGCGCCATGCTGCCGGGCATGTGATGGGCCCACCTCTCAGGGCTGACCCCACTACACCAGGCTACCTCATGGACCTGCTGGCTAA CAATGATCTCCAGCTAACAGGGACAGACAACTGTACATTCAATGCTGACCAGAAAGCGATCGGCAAGGACAACTTCACTAGGATTCCCAATGGTGTAAATGGTGTTGAGGACAGGATGTCTATTATTTGGGAGAAAGGAGTG TACTCAGGAAAAATGGATCCTTGTAGATTTGTTGCTGTCACCAGTGCTACAGCAGCAAAAGTTTTCAACATTTACCCCAAGAAA GGTAGAATCGCTGTTGGCTCTGATGCTGATATTGTCATTTGGAACGGTGAGGCCACCAGAACCATCAGTGCCAAAACACACCACCAGGCAGTAGACTTTAACATTTTCGAAGGCATGACAGTACATGGTGTACCAGAATATGTCATCACTGGAGGGAGCATTGTTATGGATGAAGGCCAG CTAAAGGTGACCCAAGGTCTGGGAAGATTTGTACCAACGCCTGTCAACTCTCAAACTGTCTTTGGTCGTGTTGGAAACCGAGAAAAG TCCCGACAACCTCAAATAGTTGAGAGAGAGCCCTACACTGGACCAGTGGTAGAAATCAAGGAAGAAGATGCACTAGTATATAATAAGCGGTCAGACAATCCAATCTTACCTGAGAGTGCTAATGAATTCCACAGCCGGCCTCCAACAAGAGGAGGGGCCCGTAACATGCAAGATTCATCATTTTCCCTTAGTG GTCATCAATACGATGAGAATCAACCCAAACGACCTGGAACAAAGGTGTCCAACCCACCAGGAGGAAAATCTACAGGCTTTTGGTGA